A single Acidaminococcus sp. DNA region contains:
- a CDS encoding isocitrate/isopropylmalate family dehydrogenase translates to MDQEKMIQEAEKKFGQLIREDLKRIDAIKKLPPRKDFTKLSHIKIGIMPGDGTGPTLMKQALRVAKSLLADEIKSGKVEFVLIPGMTIEERAACGQSLPDSVLEACKKCDVLVKGPFVTPRAGDKWPNMLSANSLLRRNLQLYAAVRPIRIPEKNIDWTFFRENIEGEYIWGNKGIQVNDDLAVDFKVLSRPGAERLFRAAFEFAKANGKHNITVATKANIVKLVDGNFLKAAHEMEKQYPGITVREELIDSMAAKMMDPKFNEGMEVFVLPNLYGDILTDIAAEYQGGLGTASSSNIGDQYALFEAIHGVGNYLVQHHLEGYADPCSLIRAMGEMMAHIGYGDKREKLSKALDICTRTEKKVVISQETKTTNEQFTDYLLETLEKC, encoded by the coding sequence ATGGATCAGGAAAAAATGATTCAGGAAGCAGAAAAGAAATTCGGACAGTTGATTCGTGAAGATTTAAAGCGTATTGACGCCATCAAAAAATTGCCGCCGCGTAAAGATTTTACGAAGCTGAGCCACATCAAAATCGGCATCATGCCCGGTGACGGTACCGGCCCGACCTTGATGAAACAAGCTCTGCGGGTAGCAAAGAGCTTGCTTGCTGATGAAATCAAATCCGGTAAGGTTGAATTTGTCCTGATTCCAGGCATGACCATTGAAGAACGCGCTGCGTGCGGACAGAGCCTTCCTGATTCCGTCCTGGAAGCCTGCAAGAAATGCGATGTATTGGTTAAGGGCCCGTTTGTTACTCCGCGTGCCGGTGACAAATGGCCAAACATGCTGAGTGCTAACAGCCTGCTGCGTCGGAATCTGCAGCTTTATGCCGCCGTACGTCCGATTCGCATTCCCGAAAAGAACATTGACTGGACGTTCTTCCGTGAAAACATCGAAGGCGAGTACATCTGGGGCAATAAAGGTATTCAGGTAAACGATGATCTTGCTGTTGACTTCAAGGTACTGAGCCGTCCCGGTGCGGAAAGACTCTTCCGTGCAGCTTTTGAATTTGCCAAGGCAAATGGCAAGCATAATATCACCGTGGCTACTAAGGCGAACATCGTAAAGCTTGTTGACGGCAACTTCCTGAAAGCTGCGCACGAAATGGAAAAACAGTATCCCGGCATCACGGTTCGCGAGGAATTGATCGATTCCATGGCTGCCAAGATGATGGACCCGAAGTTCAACGAAGGCATGGAAGTCTTTGTGCTGCCGAATCTTTACGGTGATATCCTGACCGATATTGCCGCTGAATACCAGGGAGGTCTGGGTACGGCAAGTTCTTCCAATATTGGTGACCAATATGCTCTGTTCGAAGCTATTCATGGCGTCGGCAATTACCTCGTACAGCATCACCTTGAAGGATACGCTGATCCGTGCAGCCTGATTCGTGCCATGGGTGAAATGATGGCTCATATCGGTTATGGAGATAAACGTGAAAAACTAAGCAAGGCGCTGGATATCTGCACGCGTACGGAAAAGAAGGTTGTTATTTCCCAGGAAACGAAGACGACGAACGAGCAGTTCACGGATTATCTGCTTGAAACTCTGGAAAAGTGCTGA
- a CDS encoding TIGR03905 family TSCPD domain-containing protein, with protein MYSYKTEGTCSTAIHFDVKDGKVKNVSFDNGCNGNLQGIGILVEGMPVDLVIQKLRGISCSGGPTSCPDQLARALEAYKKKAAEKH; from the coding sequence ATGTACTCATATAAAACTGAAGGCACTTGCTCCACGGCAATCCATTTTGACGTCAAGGACGGAAAGGTAAAGAATGTAAGTTTTGATAATGGCTGCAATGGCAATCTGCAGGGAATCGGCATTCTCGTCGAAGGCATGCCCGTAGACCTGGTCATCCAGAAATTAAGAGGCATCTCCTGCAGCGGAGGCCCTACTTCCTGTCCGGATCAGCTGGCAAGAGCCCTGGAGGCTTATAAAAAGAAAGCTGCGGAAAAGCACTGA
- a CDS encoding GntP family permease, which translates to MFYFIVILIAVILMIVAIQKYDMHPFIVMTVISILVGLACGIPPEKVIATVKTGFGGIMGNIGIVILCGTIIGTILEKTGAALTMANTILNLVGEKRSVLTMAITGYVTGIPVFCDSGFVILSPISRALAFRSKTSLAVMATALSGGLYATHCLVPPTPGPIAMAGTLNADLGLTILVGLIISIPATLAAYIYAMKVSSKIDIPANPEYTVEELVEKYGHLPGALHSFAPILLPIILITLKSIGDFPSAPFGKGAFKAFFSFIGNPVVALIIGVFIAMTLIPKSEKKSTLKWITEGVSNSAAILAITGAGGSFGAIIQKLPIAEALSNSLLGLGVGVFLPFLIAALLKCAMGASTVAMITTSAMIAPMLGSLGLTSPLGRVLTIMAIGAGSMTVSHANDSYFWVVSQFSDMNTSQAYKCQTGMTGVMGIVTIIVVYIITQVAL; encoded by the coding sequence ATGTTTTATTTCATAGTTATTCTTATTGCGGTCATTTTGATGATCGTAGCTATTCAAAAATATGACATGCATCCGTTCATTGTCATGACCGTCATTTCTATACTGGTCGGTCTTGCCTGCGGAATTCCGCCGGAAAAAGTAATCGCTACTGTCAAAACCGGTTTTGGCGGCATCATGGGCAATATCGGTATCGTCATCCTCTGCGGTACGATTATCGGTACCATTCTTGAAAAAACAGGGGCTGCCCTGACAATGGCTAATACGATTCTGAACCTGGTCGGTGAAAAGCGCAGTGTCCTGACCATGGCCATTACGGGTTACGTAACGGGTATTCCGGTGTTCTGTGATTCCGGCTTTGTTATCCTGAGCCCGATTTCCCGTGCTCTGGCATTCCGGTCCAAGACGTCCCTCGCTGTGATGGCAACGGCACTGTCCGGCGGCCTGTACGCAACGCACTGCCTCGTACCGCCGACCCCCGGCCCGATTGCCATGGCCGGTACCCTGAACGCTGACCTGGGCCTTACCATTCTCGTCGGTCTTATCATCTCCATTCCGGCAACGCTTGCAGCGTACATTTATGCCATGAAAGTTTCTTCCAAGATTGATATCCCGGCAAACCCTGAATATACGGTGGAAGAACTGGTAGAAAAATATGGTCATTTGCCCGGCGCGCTTCACAGCTTTGCACCAATCCTGCTTCCTATCATTCTCATTACGTTGAAATCTATCGGTGACTTCCCGTCCGCACCTTTCGGTAAAGGCGCTTTCAAGGCGTTCTTCTCCTTCATCGGTAACCCGGTCGTTGCCCTGATTATCGGTGTGTTTATTGCCATGACGCTCATTCCGAAGAGCGAAAAGAAGTCCACGCTGAAATGGATTACCGAAGGCGTGTCTAACTCCGCAGCCATCCTTGCAATTACTGGTGCCGGCGGTTCCTTCGGTGCCATCATTCAAAAACTCCCGATTGCCGAAGCATTGAGTAATTCCCTGCTCGGTCTTGGCGTTGGTGTTTTCCTGCCGTTCCTGATTGCAGCCCTCTTAAAGTGCGCAATGGGTGCTTCCACGGTTGCCATGATTACGACTTCCGCCATGATTGCACCTATGTTGGGATCACTGGGCCTGACTTCTCCTCTGGGCCGTGTACTGACTATTATGGCTATCGGTGCCGGTTCTATGACGGTATCCCATGCTAACGACTCTTACTTCTGGGTAGTATCTCAGTTCTCTGATATGAATACGTCTCAGGCTTATAAGTGCCAGACCGGTATGACTGGTGTCATGGGTATCGTGACAATCATCGTCGTCTACATCATTACTCAGGTTGCTCTGTAA